The following are from one region of the Candidatus Woesearchaeota archaeon genome:
- a CDS encoding phosphate uptake regulator PhoU, translated as MERKVMKQGPSTLVVSLPSKWTKKYNVRKGSSIFLKEQGSTISISKQPEKGDTKINVNVTGTLPMTHRIVGALYKAGYDEINIKYGIIEEAKAILEATQSMQGHQVMKHEKNVITIQRIMNMDTETFDVLYRKCFQMVQEMAQETKKALEKNNKEKMAEVILKDNLMAVFANYSRRMLLLGYAEEHIAEQYHLAVQLEKIADRFKYICRWYLEYKEKPSKEIQELIEELCAFAAHFEGLYYNFSMQKVVDFGKERRRIERKEEEIIAKITKKEVKPLFYCMSIRALLFDLNGPVLEMRMKEF; from the coding sequence ATGGAAAGAAAAGTGATGAAGCAGGGTCCAAGTACATTAGTCGTCTCACTCCCCAGCAAATGGACAAAAAAATACAATGTCAGGAAGGGAAGCAGTATTTTTCTAAAAGAGCAGGGAAGTACAATCAGTATCAGCAAGCAACCAGAAAAAGGGGATACAAAAATTAATGTTAACGTGACAGGAACACTGCCTATGACGCATAGAATTGTTGGTGCTCTTTACAAAGCAGGATATGACGAGATAAATATCAAATATGGAATAATTGAGGAAGCAAAGGCGATTCTAGAAGCAACACAATCCATGCAAGGGCATCAAGTCATGAAGCATGAAAAAAATGTAATCACCATCCAGCGAATCATGAACATGGACACAGAAACATTTGATGTCCTTTACAGAAAATGTTTTCAGATGGTGCAAGAGATGGCACAGGAAACAAAAAAAGCGCTGGAAAAAAATAACAAAGAGAAGATGGCAGAAGTGATACTTAAAGACAATCTCATGGCAGTGTTTGCAAATTATTCAAGAAGAATGCTGCTCTTAGGATATGCAGAAGAACATATTGCAGAACAATATCACCTTGCAGTACAGTTGGAAAAAATAGCAGATAGGTTTAAATATATTTGTCGATGGTATCTTGAGTACAAAGAAAAGCCAAGTAAAGAGATTCAGGAACTGATAGAAGAACTTTGCGCATTTGCGGCACACTTCGAAGGACTATATTACAATTTTTCCATGCAAAAAGTCGTAGACTTTGGAAAAGAAAGAAGAAGAATAGAGCGCAAAGAAGAAGAGATTATTGCAAAAATCACAAAGAAAGAAGTAAAACCATTATTTTATTGTATGAGTATCAGAGCACTGCTCTTTGATTTGAATGGACCTGTCCTTGAAATGAGAATGAAAGAATTTTAG
- a CDS encoding thioredoxin domain-containing protein produces the protein MQKRGLLLSLIVSVLVFSLFSSVVFAKQVDITSYCDVALESCAAQDQALELLVQKYPHDLRVDYVYYFDTSDVQSSLAQIALECANKQSKKDVYKAELQNNLDIITRASLKEYADNVGLASANFSFCLDTQATAWDVLDQVEEAEADGVTSAPSVRFNMDIYPGSQTFTSLHTLAKEYLGLDALDASEETTEETVSDVDEAEEVAEEEAEPSVDLEETYNGAPETAGTAEEGQEALDQIEQPLFFRVISQVRNWLLGVFGS, from the coding sequence ATGCAAAAGAGGGGATTGCTTCTATCATTGATAGTATCTGTTCTAGTGTTCTCTCTTTTTTCTTCAGTAGTTTTCGCAAAACAAGTGGATATTACCAGCTACTGCGACGTTGCGCTTGAATCCTGCGCCGCGCAAGATCAGGCGTTAGAATTGCTTGTCCAAAAATATCCTCATGATCTTCGCGTTGATTATGTCTATTATTTTGATACTTCTGATGTACAAAGTTCTCTTGCGCAAATTGCGCTCGAATGCGCGAACAAACAAAGCAAAAAGGATGTGTACAAAGCAGAACTTCAAAATAATTTGGATATAATTACCCGCGCTTCATTGAAAGAATACGCGGACAATGTGGGTCTTGCTTCCGCAAACTTCAGCTTTTGCTTAGATACTCAGGCGACCGCATGGGATGTTCTTGATCAGGTTGAAGAAGCAGAAGCTGATGGTGTTACCAGCGCTCCTTCTGTTCGGTTTAACATGGACATCTACCCTGGAAGTCAAACGTTCACTTCTCTTCATACGCTCGCGAAAGAATATCTCGGCTTAGACGCTCTTGATGCTTCGGAAGAAACAACTGAAGAAACAGTTTCAGATGTTGATGAAGCAGAAGAAGTGGCAGAAGAAGAAGCAGAGCCTTCTGTTGATCTCGAAGAAACATACAATGGCGCTCCTGAAACAGCAGGCACTGCTGAAGAAGGACAAGAAGCATTGGATCAAATTGAACAACCTTTATTTTTCCGTGTCATTAGTCAAGTCAGAAATTGGCTTTTAGGCGTTTTTGGTTCTTAA
- the gyrB gene encoding DNA topoisomerase (ATP-hydrolyzing) subunit B, with the protein MATQEEASKTYGAENIQVLAGLEAVRKRPGMYIGSTGISGLHHLVYEVVDNSIDEAMAGYCKTIIIIIHPDNSVTVIDDGRGIPVAMHPKYNMSALAVVMTKLHAGGKFDKSTYKVSGGLHGVGVSVVNALSDTLRVSVKRDGKVHQMDFARGEPTGDVQVLGDASDTGTTVTFHPDKEIFETIESSYETLAARMRELAFLNKGITISIKDERAAKEQTFHYEGGIVSFVEYLNTNKAPFHPVIFLHSVKNDVDVEISLQYNDGYNETLFSFVNNINTIEGGTHLSGFKTALTRTLNSYAEKNTLLKGEEVKLTAEDVREGLTAIIAIKHPEPQFEGQTKTKLGNSDVKGIVDSVVSAALATYLEENPAIAKQIVLKSILAAKARDAARKARDLTRRKSVLEGNSLPGKLADCQESDPAKCEIFIVEGDSAGGSAKQGRNRVNQAILPLRGKILNVEKARLNKILTSEQIVILITALGCSVGDSFDIAKLRYHKIVIMTDADVDGQHICCLLLTFFFRYMRELIDKGYLYIAQPPLYKVQKGKAIHYCYNDQEMFAAVKEIGKDNVNIQRYKGLGEMNPTQLWETTLDEKNRVFKKVMIEDAVIADQVFTVLMGDQVEPRRDFIEQNAKAAKNLDV; encoded by the coding sequence ATGGCAACACAAGAAGAAGCATCAAAGACTTATGGCGCAGAAAACATCCAAGTTTTAGCAGGTCTTGAAGCAGTTCGAAAACGACCGGGGATGTACATCGGAAGCACAGGCATCTCAGGGCTGCATCACCTTGTCTATGAAGTGGTGGATAACTCCATTGACGAAGCAATGGCTGGCTATTGCAAAACAATCATTATTATTATTCATCCTGATAATTCTGTAACTGTCATTGATGATGGACGCGGTATTCCTGTCGCGATGCATCCGAAATACAACATGTCCGCGCTCGCTGTTGTCATGACCAAACTTCACGCGGGTGGAAAGTTTGACAAAAGTACCTACAAAGTTTCTGGTGGTTTACATGGTGTCGGCGTCAGCGTTGTCAACGCGCTTTCTGATACCCTCCGCGTTTCTGTCAAACGTGATGGTAAAGTGCATCAAATGGATTTTGCTCGCGGAGAACCAACAGGAGATGTTCAAGTTCTTGGCGACGCGTCTGATACAGGAACAACAGTCACCTTCCATCCTGACAAAGAAATTTTTGAGACCATTGAGTCTTCCTATGAAACACTCGCCGCGCGCATGCGTGAACTCGCGTTCCTCAATAAAGGTATTACTATTTCGATTAAAGATGAACGCGCCGCGAAAGAACAAACGTTCCATTATGAAGGAGGCATTGTTTCTTTTGTTGAATATTTGAATACGAACAAAGCGCCATTCCATCCTGTTATTTTTTTGCACAGCGTGAAAAATGATGTTGATGTGGAGATCTCTTTGCAGTACAACGATGGGTACAATGAAACGTTATTTTCTTTTGTCAATAATATTAACACGATTGAAGGTGGAACACATCTGAGTGGATTCAAAACCGCGTTGACGAGAACGCTAAATTCTTACGCTGAGAAAAATACGTTATTGAAAGGAGAAGAAGTCAAACTCACCGCAGAGGATGTCCGCGAAGGATTGACCGCAATCATTGCTATCAAACATCCTGAGCCACAATTTGAAGGACAGACCAAAACAAAACTTGGAAACAGCGATGTGAAAGGTATTGTTGATTCTGTTGTTTCCGCCGCGCTCGCGACCTATCTTGAAGAAAATCCCGCTATCGCAAAACAGATTGTTCTCAAATCCATTCTTGCCGCGAAAGCGCGCGACGCCGCACGCAAAGCTCGTGATTTGACCCGAAGAAAATCTGTTCTTGAGGGAAATTCCCTCCCTGGAAAACTCGCGGATTGTCAGGAAAGCGATCCTGCGAAATGTGAAATCTTTATTGTTGAAGGAGATTCCGCGGGGGGGAGCGCAAAACAAGGCCGTAACCGTGTCAATCAAGCAATTCTTCCACTTCGCGGAAAAATTCTTAACGTCGAAAAAGCGCGGTTGAATAAAATATTAACAAGTGAACAAATAGTGATATTGATTACTGCGCTTGGCTGCAGTGTTGGCGATTCTTTTGACATCGCAAAACTTCGCTATCACAAAATTGTTATCATGACTGACGCGGATGTTGACGGACAGCACATTTGCTGTCTCTTGCTCACCTTCTTTTTCCGCTATATGCGCGAACTTATTGACAAAGGATACTTATACATCGCGCAGCCGCCGCTCTACAAAGTACAGAAAGGAAAGGCTATTCATTACTGTTACAATGATCAAGAGATGTTTGCAGCAGTGAAAGAAATTGGCAAGGATAATGTAAATATTCAGCGCTACAAAGGTCTTGGAGAAATGAATCCGACACAGTTATGGGAAACGACCCTTGATGAGAAAAATCGCGTGTTCAAAAAAGTGATGATCGAAGACGCAGTTATCGCAGATCAAGTATTTACTGTGCTCATGGGCGATCAGGTAGAACCACGACGCGACTTTATTGAACAGAACGCGAAAGCCGCGAAGAATTTGGATGTGTAA
- a CDS encoding DNA-directed RNA polymerase subunit L, whose protein sequence is MKIKVLEQKKNKLHLEVETGHTFCNVLRKELWNDKDMHVSGYYTEHIQVGHPHFVIETTDKDSVDALRDAVKRVKKQNAGFLDSFNEAK, encoded by the coding sequence ATGAAAATAAAAGTTCTTGAACAAAAGAAAAACAAGCTTCATCTTGAAGTTGAAACAGGACACACCTTCTGTAACGTACTCAGAAAAGAACTTTGGAACGACAAAGACATGCACGTTTCAGGCTATTACACAGAACACATTCAAGTTGGTCATCCTCATTTTGTTATCGAAACAACAGACAAAGATTCTGTTGACGCTTTACGAGACGCTGTCAAACGGGTTAAAAAACAGAACGCTGGATTTTTAGATTCTTTTAATGAAGCGAAATAG
- a CDS encoding metallophosphoesterase, with product MKILAHIEIVDLGLYFTKRQLLAITDLQFGYEESLNKKGVLVPRFAHQEMLKRMEAMLQHCCILSQTKKINAVLVNGDFKHEFGTISETEWRYCIRFLKLLQTYADTIILVKGNHDTMLDPIAKTRGLEVVDHYILNDVLFVHGDTLPALLSDKKIMKNISTIVIGHEHPAVVLSQWPRSEKYKAFLCGTWKRKKLIVLPSFNQCTEGTDVLKEYLLSPFLKGADLSLFEAFLVADKPYYFGKLGNLKKKTQT from the coding sequence ATGAAAATCCTTGCCCATATTGAAATTGTTGATCTTGGTCTTTATTTTACCAAGCGTCAGCTTCTCGCAATTACTGATCTGCAGTTTGGCTATGAAGAATCGTTGAATAAAAAAGGAGTGCTTGTTCCCCGCTTTGCTCATCAAGAAATGCTGAAGCGCATGGAAGCAATGCTGCAACACTGTTGCATTCTTTCTCAAACAAAAAAAATCAACGCTGTTCTTGTCAATGGTGATTTCAAACATGAATTTGGGACCATTAGCGAAACAGAATGGAGGTATTGCATACGTTTTCTCAAACTTCTTCAAACATATGCTGATACTATTATTTTAGTGAAAGGAAATCATGATACGATGCTTGATCCTATCGCAAAAACACGTGGGTTGGAAGTTGTAGATCACTATATTCTCAATGATGTTCTTTTTGTGCATGGAGATACGCTTCCCGCGTTGTTGTCTGATAAAAAAATTATGAAGAATATTTCGACTATTGTAATCGGGCATGAACATCCTGCAGTTGTGTTGTCACAATGGCCCCGCTCTGAAAAATACAAAGCATTTCTTTGTGGAACATGGAAGCGGAAGAAATTGATTGTCTTGCCTTCTTTTAATCAGTGCACAGAAGGCACTGACGTGCTCAAAGAATATTTATTGAGCCCATTTTTGAAAGGAGCGGATCTTTCTTTGTTTGAGGCATTTCTTGTTGCGGACAAGCCGTATTATTTTGGAAAGCTGGGGAATTTGAAGAAGAAAACGCAAACATGA